One window from the genome of Brachyhypopomus gauderio isolate BG-103 unplaced genomic scaffold, BGAUD_0.2 sc82, whole genome shotgun sequence encodes:
- the epb41l3b gene encoding band 4.1-like protein 3b isoform X4, translated as MQCRVTLLDGSDYTCTVEKKAKGQVVFDKVCDHLNLLEKDYFGLTYRDAENQKNWMDPAKELKKQIRAGPWNFGFNVKFYPPDPAQLCEDITRYYLCLQLRNDVVSGRLPCSFATHSLLGSLVAQSELGDQEPGELSADYVSELRLAPNQTKELEEKVMDLHRNYKGMTPAEAEMLFLENAKKLSMYGVDLHHAKLVGKLSERLAAAKEEDSEGVEIMLGVCASGLLIYRDRLRINRFAWPKILKISYKRNNFYIKIRPGELEQFESTIGFKLPNHKAAKRLWKVCVEHHTFFRLVSPEAPPKKFLSLGSKFRYSGRTQTQTRRASSQISRPAPQIQRLASRGHTTSRSLSVDATPAMANNDTPMKDANPADATDTLVIVAKPDEEKPVMDNTTAKETSSPAPPSPIAKSSIIRRIKGENVFVKHSNLMLEEPDDLEELLVRHANLKELKRSFMESCPVPSEDSEWGRRLCSSPAHSLPLDITSVIEPLLHPQETEVAKAEPSQDVSEEKPVVHDSPSTEQGETVDVEARPEEECRGETRKTQPSFDGREETPLCTTRELESPLCEGQKADSPTYKAQEQGSLLYEATKPEQPSRKALEERSSLYAAQEVEQTSSKVHETETLSDGTLEAELSAAKVTPSIPDRPGSAMTEEGSDWRIVCPPPPSRLAEEEREETKDETAAPEGATSGSAGEGASHWSDADGESPSDQSGAEETGEPGVVAPSAGQAHTYVVEMAPQTSTESENLSAHPAEEKREEDEEEEGEDETSRRSAGATEGCIPEHLEGEMRDYSADLRTSELEQANTDGQTETKLAGLGGCTATVEFASANEEGDQVDEETEVLVDAQVEGRRPVRKEDSETTRASPRENQEYEEIEAKFGGNGEKKREPWLDQEEVKDVPQGVPMRKQETKTPSDDAFEEEAAKAVVTKEVSVVHTETKTITYESSETDANGDTEPGVLMSAQTITSENNSTTTTTHITKTVKGGISETRIEKRIVITGDSNIDHDQALAQAIKEAKEQHPDMSVTKVVVHKETEITPEEGGQ; from the exons ATGCAGTGCCGGGTTACCTTGTTGGACGGCTCTGACTACACCTGCACAgtggag AAAAAGGCCAAAGGTCAAGTGGTCTTTGATAAAGTATGTGACCATCTCAACCTTCTGGAGAAGGACTATTTTGGACTCACGTACCGCGATGCAGAAAACCAGAAG AACTGGATGGACCCTGCCAAGGAATTGAAGAAACAGATCAGAG ctGGCCCCTGGAACTTTGGGTTTAATGTGAAGTTCTATCCCCCTGACCCTGCCCAGCTCTGTGAGGACATAACCAG GTACTACCTGTGTCTGCAGCTCCGGAACGACGTGGTGTCCGGCCGCCTGCCCTGTTCCTTCGCCACGCACTCCCTCCTGGGCTCGCTGGTGGCCCAGTCCGAGCTGGGCGACCAGGAGCCGGGAGAGCTGAGTGCCGACTACGTCAGCGAACTCCGCCTCGCCCCCAACCAGACCAAAGAGCTGGAGGAGAAGGTCATGGACCTGCACCGCAACTACAA gGGAATGACTCCTGCTGAGGCTGAGATGCTGTTTCTGGAAAATGCCAAAAAACTGTCCATGTATGGAGTAGATCTGCATCAcgccaag TTGGTAGGGAAGCTCTCTGAACGCTTAGCAGCGGCTAAGGAAGAG gacTCGGAGGGCGTTGAGATTATGCTGGGGGTGTGTGCGAGCGGCCTGCTCATCTACAGAGACAGACTGCGCATCAATCGCTTTGCCTGGCCCAAAATCCTCAAGATCTCCTACAAGAGGAACAACTTCTACATAAAGATCCGCCCTGGAGAG CTTGAGCAGTTCGAGAGCACAATTGGCTTCAAGCTTCCCAACCACAAAGCGGCAAAGAGACtgtggaaggtgtgtgtggaaCATCACACCTTTTTCAG GCTGGTGTCTCCCGAAGCTCCTCCTAAGAAGTTCCTGTCCCTGGGCTCCAAGTTCCGCTACAGCGGGCGGACGCAGACGCAGACTCGCCGGGCCAGCTCCCAGATCTCACGGCCCGCACCGCAAATCCAGCGCTTGGCCAGCAGAGGGCACACTACCTCTCGCAGCCTCTCTGTAGACGCAA CTCCAGCAATGGCCAATAATGACACGCCGATGAAGGACGCCAACCCTGCCGATGCCACGGACACCCTCGTCATCGTGGCAAAGCCGGATGAAGAGAAACCTGTGATGGACAATACAACCGCCAAAGAGACATCcagtccagcccctccctctcccatcGCCAAG AGTAGTATCATAAGACGGATAAAGGGAGAAAACGTTTTTGTCAAACACAGCAATCTGATGTTGGAG GAACCTGACGATCTAGAAGAGCTCCTGGTGAGGCACGCAAACCTTAAAGAGCTGAAGAGGTCGTTTATGGAATCGTGTCCCGTCCCGTCTGAGGACAGCGAGTGGGGCAGAAGACTCTGCTCGTCTCCCGCTCACTCTTTGCCGTTGGACATCACGTCCGTGATCGAACCCCTCTtacacccacaggaa ACAGAAGTTGCCAAAGCAGAACCTTCTCAAGATGTTTCAGAGGAGAAGCCAGTGGTCCATGACTCTCCTTCCACTGAG CAGGGGGAGACGGTAGACGTAGAGGCGAGACCAGAGGAAGAGTGTCGAGGAGAAACTAGGAAGACACAGCCTTCTTTTGACGGTCGGGAGGAGACACCTCTTTGCACGACTCGGGAGTTGGAATCCCCCCTTTGTGAGGGACAGAAAGCTGATTCACCCACTTACAAGGCCCAGGAGCAGGGGTCACTTCTTTATGAGGCTACGAAACCAGAGCAACCCTCTCGCAAGGCTTTGGAGGAGCGGTCGTCCCTTTATGCAGCTCAGGAGGTGGAACAAACATCTTCCAAGGTTCATGAGACGGAGACGCTCTCTGACGGGACTCTGGAGGCGGAGCTATCGGCAGCCAAGGTGACCCCATCGATACCTGATAGGCCAGGTAGTGCCATGACTGAGGAAGGCAGTGATTGGAGGATTGTCTGTCCACCTCCTCCGTCCAGATTGGCCGAGGAGGAGCGAGAGGAGACGAAGGATGAGACGGCAGCACCTGAAGGTGCGACCTCGGGGTCAGCTGGTGAGGGCGCCTCACACTGGTCAGATGCCGACGGTGAAAGTCCGAGTGATCAGTCAGGAGCTGAAGAGACTGGGGAACCTGGTGTGgtggcgccctctgctggccaaGCTCACACGTACGTAGTAGAGATGGCGCCTCAAACCTCTACTGAGAGCGAAAACCTTTCCGCTCATCCAGCTgaagagaaaagagaggaagacgaggaagaggaaggagaggatgAGACAAGCCGGCGGTCTGCAGGAGCTACTGAAGGATGCATTCCTGAACATCTAGAGGGGGAGATGAGGGATTATTCTGCCGATTTGCGCACCAGTGAGCTAGAACAAGCAAACACAGATGGTCAAACTGAAACCAAGCTGGCCGGGTTGGGAGGCTGTACAGCAACAGTGGAGTTTGCATCAGCCAATGAGGAGGGGGACCAAGTTGACGAGGAGACGGAAGTGCTGGTGGACGCACAAGTTGAAGGACGCAGGCCAGTGAGGAAGGAGGACAGCGAGACCACACGCGCGTCGCCCCGTGAAAACCAGGAATACGAAGAGATCGAGGCCAAATTTGGAGGCAACGGTGAAAAGAAACGGGAACCATGGCTGGATCAGGAGGAAGTGAAAGACGTTCCACAGGGCGTACCGATGAGGAAGCAGGAAACGAAGACGCCGAGTGATGATGCTTTTGAG GAAGAGGCAGCAAAGGCCGTGGTGACCAAAGAAGTGTCTGTGGTTCACACGGAGACCAAGACCATCACATACGAGTCTTCTGAG ACTGATGCAAACGGCGACACGGAGCCCGGAGTCCTGATGAGCGCACAGACCATCACCTCGGAGAAcaacagcaccaccaccaccacacacatcacgAAG ACAGTAAAGGGAGGGATCTCTGAGACGAGAATTGAAAAGAGGATCGTCATCACAGGAGATTCAAACATCGATCATGACCAG
- the epb41l3b gene encoding band 4.1-like protein 3b isoform X9 — translation MQCRVTLLDGSDYTCTVEKKAKGQVVFDKVCDHLNLLEKDYFGLTYRDAENQKNWMDPAKELKKQIRAGPWNFGFNVKFYPPDPAQLCEDITRYYLCLQLRNDVVSGRLPCSFATHSLLGSLVAQSELGDQEPGELSADYVSELRLAPNQTKELEEKVMDLHRNYKGMTPAEAEMLFLENAKKLSMYGVDLHHAKLVGKLSERLAAAKEEDSEGVEIMLGVCASGLLIYRDRLRINRFAWPKILKISYKRNNFYIKIRPGELEQFESTIGFKLPNHKAAKRLWKVCVEHHTFFRLVSPEAPPKKFLSLGSKFRYSGRTQTQTRRASSQISRPAPQIQRLASRGHTTSRSLSVDATPAMANNDTPMKDANPADATDTLVIVAKPDEEKPVMDNTTAKETSSPAPPSPIAKTEVAKAEPSQDVSEEKPVVHDSPSTEGETVDVEARPEEECRGETRKTQPSFDGREETPLCTTRELESPLCEGQKADSPTYKAQEQGSLLYEATKPEQPSRKALEERSSLYAAQEVEQTSSKVHETETLSDGTLEAELSAAKVTPSIPDRPGSAMTEEGSDWRIVCPPPPSRLAEEEREETKDETAAPEGATSGSAGEGASHWSDADGESPSDQSGAEETGEPGVVAPSAGQAHTYVVEMAPQTSTESENLSAHPAEEKREEDEEEEGEDETSRRSAGATEGCIPEHLEGEMRDYSADLRTSELEQANTDGQTETKLAGLGGCTATVEFASANEEGDQVDEETEVLVDAQVEGRRPVRKEDSETTRASPRENQEYEEIEAKFGGNGEKKREPWLDQEEVKDVPQGVPMRKQETKTPSDDAFEEEAAKAVVTKEVSVVHTETKTITYESSETDANGDTEPGVLMSAQTITSENNSTTTTTHITKVREQNPTTTTTTTTTTTHITKTVKGGISETRIEKRIVITGDSNIDHDQALAQAIKEAKEQHPDMSVTKVVVHKETEITPEEGGQ, via the exons ATGCAGTGCCGGGTTACCTTGTTGGACGGCTCTGACTACACCTGCACAgtggag AAAAAGGCCAAAGGTCAAGTGGTCTTTGATAAAGTATGTGACCATCTCAACCTTCTGGAGAAGGACTATTTTGGACTCACGTACCGCGATGCAGAAAACCAGAAG AACTGGATGGACCCTGCCAAGGAATTGAAGAAACAGATCAGAG ctGGCCCCTGGAACTTTGGGTTTAATGTGAAGTTCTATCCCCCTGACCCTGCCCAGCTCTGTGAGGACATAACCAG GTACTACCTGTGTCTGCAGCTCCGGAACGACGTGGTGTCCGGCCGCCTGCCCTGTTCCTTCGCCACGCACTCCCTCCTGGGCTCGCTGGTGGCCCAGTCCGAGCTGGGCGACCAGGAGCCGGGAGAGCTGAGTGCCGACTACGTCAGCGAACTCCGCCTCGCCCCCAACCAGACCAAAGAGCTGGAGGAGAAGGTCATGGACCTGCACCGCAACTACAA gGGAATGACTCCTGCTGAGGCTGAGATGCTGTTTCTGGAAAATGCCAAAAAACTGTCCATGTATGGAGTAGATCTGCATCAcgccaag TTGGTAGGGAAGCTCTCTGAACGCTTAGCAGCGGCTAAGGAAGAG gacTCGGAGGGCGTTGAGATTATGCTGGGGGTGTGTGCGAGCGGCCTGCTCATCTACAGAGACAGACTGCGCATCAATCGCTTTGCCTGGCCCAAAATCCTCAAGATCTCCTACAAGAGGAACAACTTCTACATAAAGATCCGCCCTGGAGAG CTTGAGCAGTTCGAGAGCACAATTGGCTTCAAGCTTCCCAACCACAAAGCGGCAAAGAGACtgtggaaggtgtgtgtggaaCATCACACCTTTTTCAG GCTGGTGTCTCCCGAAGCTCCTCCTAAGAAGTTCCTGTCCCTGGGCTCCAAGTTCCGCTACAGCGGGCGGACGCAGACGCAGACTCGCCGGGCCAGCTCCCAGATCTCACGGCCCGCACCGCAAATCCAGCGCTTGGCCAGCAGAGGGCACACTACCTCTCGCAGCCTCTCTGTAGACGCAA CTCCAGCAATGGCCAATAATGACACGCCGATGAAGGACGCCAACCCTGCCGATGCCACGGACACCCTCGTCATCGTGGCAAAGCCGGATGAAGAGAAACCTGTGATGGACAATACAACCGCCAAAGAGACATCcagtccagcccctccctctcccatcGCCAAG ACAGAAGTTGCCAAAGCAGAACCTTCTCAAGATGTTTCAGAGGAGAAGCCAGTGGTCCATGACTCTCCTTCCACTGAG GGGGAGACGGTAGACGTAGAGGCGAGACCAGAGGAAGAGTGTCGAGGAGAAACTAGGAAGACACAGCCTTCTTTTGACGGTCGGGAGGAGACACCTCTTTGCACGACTCGGGAGTTGGAATCCCCCCTTTGTGAGGGACAGAAAGCTGATTCACCCACTTACAAGGCCCAGGAGCAGGGGTCACTTCTTTATGAGGCTACGAAACCAGAGCAACCCTCTCGCAAGGCTTTGGAGGAGCGGTCGTCCCTTTATGCAGCTCAGGAGGTGGAACAAACATCTTCCAAGGTTCATGAGACGGAGACGCTCTCTGACGGGACTCTGGAGGCGGAGCTATCGGCAGCCAAGGTGACCCCATCGATACCTGATAGGCCAGGTAGTGCCATGACTGAGGAAGGCAGTGATTGGAGGATTGTCTGTCCACCTCCTCCGTCCAGATTGGCCGAGGAGGAGCGAGAGGAGACGAAGGATGAGACGGCAGCACCTGAAGGTGCGACCTCGGGGTCAGCTGGTGAGGGCGCCTCACACTGGTCAGATGCCGACGGTGAAAGTCCGAGTGATCAGTCAGGAGCTGAAGAGACTGGGGAACCTGGTGTGgtggcgccctctgctggccaaGCTCACACGTACGTAGTAGAGATGGCGCCTCAAACCTCTACTGAGAGCGAAAACCTTTCCGCTCATCCAGCTgaagagaaaagagaggaagacgaggaagaggaaggagaggatgAGACAAGCCGGCGGTCTGCAGGAGCTACTGAAGGATGCATTCCTGAACATCTAGAGGGGGAGATGAGGGATTATTCTGCCGATTTGCGCACCAGTGAGCTAGAACAAGCAAACACAGATGGTCAAACTGAAACCAAGCTGGCCGGGTTGGGAGGCTGTACAGCAACAGTGGAGTTTGCATCAGCCAATGAGGAGGGGGACCAAGTTGACGAGGAGACGGAAGTGCTGGTGGACGCACAAGTTGAAGGACGCAGGCCAGTGAGGAAGGAGGACAGCGAGACCACACGCGCGTCGCCCCGTGAAAACCAGGAATACGAAGAGATCGAGGCCAAATTTGGAGGCAACGGTGAAAAGAAACGGGAACCATGGCTGGATCAGGAGGAAGTGAAAGACGTTCCACAGGGCGTACCGATGAGGAAGCAGGAAACGAAGACGCCGAGTGATGATGCTTTTGAG GAAGAGGCAGCAAAGGCCGTGGTGACCAAAGAAGTGTCTGTGGTTCACACGGAGACCAAGACCATCACATACGAGTCTTCTGAG ACTGATGCAAACGGCGACACGGAGCCCGGAGTCCTGATGAGCGCACAGACCATCACCTCGGAGAAcaacagcaccaccaccaccacacacatcacgAAGGTGAGAGAGCagaaccccaccaccaccaccaccaccaccaccaccaccacacacatcacgAAG ACAGTAAAGGGAGGGATCTCTGAGACGAGAATTGAAAAGAGGATCGTCATCACAGGAGATTCAAACATCGATCATGACCAG
- the epb41l3b gene encoding band 4.1-like protein 3b isoform X5, with protein sequence MQCRVTLLDGSDYTCTVEKKAKGQVVFDKVCDHLNLLEKDYFGLTYRDAENQKNWMDPAKELKKQIRAGPWNFGFNVKFYPPDPAQLCEDITRYYLCLQLRNDVVSGRLPCSFATHSLLGSLVAQSELGDQEPGELSADYVSELRLAPNQTKELEEKVMDLHRNYKGMTPAEAEMLFLENAKKLSMYGVDLHHAKLVGKLSERLAAAKEEDSEGVEIMLGVCASGLLIYRDRLRINRFAWPKILKISYKRNNFYIKIRPGELEQFESTIGFKLPNHKAAKRLWKVCVEHHTFFRLVSPEAPPKKFLSLGSKFRYSGRTQTQTRRASSQISRPAPQIQRLASRGHTTSRSLSVDATPAMANNDTPMKDANPADATDTLVIVAKPDEEKPVMDNTTAKETSSPAPPSPIAKSSIIRRIKGENVFVKHSNLMLEEPDDLEELLVRHANLKELKRSFMESCPVPSEDSEWGRRLCSSPAHSLPLDITSVIEPLLHPQETEVAKAEPSQDVSEEKPVVHDSPSTEQGETVDVEARPEEECRGETRKTQPSFDGREETPLCTTRELESPLCEGQKADSPTYKAQEQGSLLYEATKPEQPSRKALEERSSLYAAQEVEQTSSKVHETETLSDGTLEAELSAAKVTPSIPDRPGSAMTEEGSDWRIVCPPPPSRLAEEEREETKDETAAPEGATSGSAGEGASHWSDADGESPSDQSGAEETGEPGVVAPSAGQAHTYVVEMAPQTSTESENLSAHPAEEKREEDEEEEGEDETSRRSAGATEGCIPEHLEGEMRDYSADLRTSELEQANTDGQTETKLAGLGGCTATVEFASANEEGDQVDEETEVLVDAQVEGRRPVRKEDSETTRASPRENQEYEEIEAKFGGNGEKKREPWLDQEEVKDVPQGVPMRKQETKTPSDDAFEEEAAKAVVTKEVSVVHTETKTITYESSETDANGDTEPGVLMSAQTITSENNSTTTTTHITKVREQNPTTTTTTTTTTTHITKTVKGGISETRIEKRIVITGDSNIDHDQE encoded by the exons ATGCAGTGCCGGGTTACCTTGTTGGACGGCTCTGACTACACCTGCACAgtggag AAAAAGGCCAAAGGTCAAGTGGTCTTTGATAAAGTATGTGACCATCTCAACCTTCTGGAGAAGGACTATTTTGGACTCACGTACCGCGATGCAGAAAACCAGAAG AACTGGATGGACCCTGCCAAGGAATTGAAGAAACAGATCAGAG ctGGCCCCTGGAACTTTGGGTTTAATGTGAAGTTCTATCCCCCTGACCCTGCCCAGCTCTGTGAGGACATAACCAG GTACTACCTGTGTCTGCAGCTCCGGAACGACGTGGTGTCCGGCCGCCTGCCCTGTTCCTTCGCCACGCACTCCCTCCTGGGCTCGCTGGTGGCCCAGTCCGAGCTGGGCGACCAGGAGCCGGGAGAGCTGAGTGCCGACTACGTCAGCGAACTCCGCCTCGCCCCCAACCAGACCAAAGAGCTGGAGGAGAAGGTCATGGACCTGCACCGCAACTACAA gGGAATGACTCCTGCTGAGGCTGAGATGCTGTTTCTGGAAAATGCCAAAAAACTGTCCATGTATGGAGTAGATCTGCATCAcgccaag TTGGTAGGGAAGCTCTCTGAACGCTTAGCAGCGGCTAAGGAAGAG gacTCGGAGGGCGTTGAGATTATGCTGGGGGTGTGTGCGAGCGGCCTGCTCATCTACAGAGACAGACTGCGCATCAATCGCTTTGCCTGGCCCAAAATCCTCAAGATCTCCTACAAGAGGAACAACTTCTACATAAAGATCCGCCCTGGAGAG CTTGAGCAGTTCGAGAGCACAATTGGCTTCAAGCTTCCCAACCACAAAGCGGCAAAGAGACtgtggaaggtgtgtgtggaaCATCACACCTTTTTCAG GCTGGTGTCTCCCGAAGCTCCTCCTAAGAAGTTCCTGTCCCTGGGCTCCAAGTTCCGCTACAGCGGGCGGACGCAGACGCAGACTCGCCGGGCCAGCTCCCAGATCTCACGGCCCGCACCGCAAATCCAGCGCTTGGCCAGCAGAGGGCACACTACCTCTCGCAGCCTCTCTGTAGACGCAA CTCCAGCAATGGCCAATAATGACACGCCGATGAAGGACGCCAACCCTGCCGATGCCACGGACACCCTCGTCATCGTGGCAAAGCCGGATGAAGAGAAACCTGTGATGGACAATACAACCGCCAAAGAGACATCcagtccagcccctccctctcccatcGCCAAG AGTAGTATCATAAGACGGATAAAGGGAGAAAACGTTTTTGTCAAACACAGCAATCTGATGTTGGAG GAACCTGACGATCTAGAAGAGCTCCTGGTGAGGCACGCAAACCTTAAAGAGCTGAAGAGGTCGTTTATGGAATCGTGTCCCGTCCCGTCTGAGGACAGCGAGTGGGGCAGAAGACTCTGCTCGTCTCCCGCTCACTCTTTGCCGTTGGACATCACGTCCGTGATCGAACCCCTCTtacacccacaggaa ACAGAAGTTGCCAAAGCAGAACCTTCTCAAGATGTTTCAGAGGAGAAGCCAGTGGTCCATGACTCTCCTTCCACTGAG CAGGGGGAGACGGTAGACGTAGAGGCGAGACCAGAGGAAGAGTGTCGAGGAGAAACTAGGAAGACACAGCCTTCTTTTGACGGTCGGGAGGAGACACCTCTTTGCACGACTCGGGAGTTGGAATCCCCCCTTTGTGAGGGACAGAAAGCTGATTCACCCACTTACAAGGCCCAGGAGCAGGGGTCACTTCTTTATGAGGCTACGAAACCAGAGCAACCCTCTCGCAAGGCTTTGGAGGAGCGGTCGTCCCTTTATGCAGCTCAGGAGGTGGAACAAACATCTTCCAAGGTTCATGAGACGGAGACGCTCTCTGACGGGACTCTGGAGGCGGAGCTATCGGCAGCCAAGGTGACCCCATCGATACCTGATAGGCCAGGTAGTGCCATGACTGAGGAAGGCAGTGATTGGAGGATTGTCTGTCCACCTCCTCCGTCCAGATTGGCCGAGGAGGAGCGAGAGGAGACGAAGGATGAGACGGCAGCACCTGAAGGTGCGACCTCGGGGTCAGCTGGTGAGGGCGCCTCACACTGGTCAGATGCCGACGGTGAAAGTCCGAGTGATCAGTCAGGAGCTGAAGAGACTGGGGAACCTGGTGTGgtggcgccctctgctggccaaGCTCACACGTACGTAGTAGAGATGGCGCCTCAAACCTCTACTGAGAGCGAAAACCTTTCCGCTCATCCAGCTgaagagaaaagagaggaagacgaggaagaggaaggagaggatgAGACAAGCCGGCGGTCTGCAGGAGCTACTGAAGGATGCATTCCTGAACATCTAGAGGGGGAGATGAGGGATTATTCTGCCGATTTGCGCACCAGTGAGCTAGAACAAGCAAACACAGATGGTCAAACTGAAACCAAGCTGGCCGGGTTGGGAGGCTGTACAGCAACAGTGGAGTTTGCATCAGCCAATGAGGAGGGGGACCAAGTTGACGAGGAGACGGAAGTGCTGGTGGACGCACAAGTTGAAGGACGCAGGCCAGTGAGGAAGGAGGACAGCGAGACCACACGCGCGTCGCCCCGTGAAAACCAGGAATACGAAGAGATCGAGGCCAAATTTGGAGGCAACGGTGAAAAGAAACGGGAACCATGGCTGGATCAGGAGGAAGTGAAAGACGTTCCACAGGGCGTACCGATGAGGAAGCAGGAAACGAAGACGCCGAGTGATGATGCTTTTGAG GAAGAGGCAGCAAAGGCCGTGGTGACCAAAGAAGTGTCTGTGGTTCACACGGAGACCAAGACCATCACATACGAGTCTTCTGAG ACTGATGCAAACGGCGACACGGAGCCCGGAGTCCTGATGAGCGCACAGACCATCACCTCGGAGAAcaacagcaccaccaccaccacacacatcacgAAGGTGAGAGAGCagaaccccaccaccaccaccaccaccaccaccaccaccacacacatcacgAAG ACAGTAAAGGGAGGGATCTCTGAGACGAGAATTGAAAAGAGGATCGTCATCACAGGAGATTCAAACATCGATCATGACCAG